The following DNA comes from Methanobacterium alcaliphilum.
TCATTATCCTGAAGTACATATGAAAGAGAACCATGCAGTACACCCTCACTTCCAGCGCACAATGTAGCACCGTGGTTTCCACTTTCAATGCCCTCACCTCCACCTTCAACACCAATTAATTCCACATTATTATCATCGACGAATTCTGAGAATATACCAATGGAATTACTTCCACCACCTACACAGGCAATTACAGTATCAGGAAGTTTTTCTTCTTTTTCTAAAATCTGCTCTTTAGCTTCTTTTCCAATTATTGTTTGGAAATGTTTTACCATTAATGGATAAGGGTGAGGTCCCATTGTAGATCCAATTAAATAGTGGGTGTTTTCTACATTAGTTATCCAATCTCTCATTGCCTGATTTATTGCATCTTTTAAAGTTCTTGAACCGGATTCAACTGGAATCACTTGAGCTCCTGAAACTTCCATACGAAATACATTCAATTTCTGTCTTTCTACATCCTCGCTACCCATGTAAACATCAACAGGCATTTCCAGCATAGCCCCTACAGCAGCAGTCGCAATACCATGTTGACCTGCACCAGTTTCTGCTATTAATCTA
Coding sequences within:
- the trpB gene encoding tryptophan synthase subunit beta — protein: MIMDGKFGKYGGIFVPELLIPALEELESSFLKYKDDKQFKNDLNYYLTEFAGRPTGLYYAQNLSERLGCTIYLKREDMLHTGAHKINNTLGQGLLAQYMGKDRLIAETGAGQHGIATAAVGAMLEMPVDVYMGSEDVERQKLNVFRMEVSGAQVIPVESGSRTLKDAINQAMRDWITNVENTHYLIGSTMGPHPYPLMVKHFQTIIGKEAKEQILEKEEKLPDTVIACVGGGSNSIGIFSEFVDDNNVELIGVEGGGEGIESGNHGATLCAGSEGVLHGSLSYVLQDN